Genomic DNA from Salinibacter pepae:
ATCATCGATACAGCAACCCAACCCATGCAACACCGACACTCGATCCTGACGCTCGCGCTTTTGGGGATGGCCCTCTGCGTGGGAGCGGTTCAGGCACAAGACCGGCAGACAATCAGCGGCACGGTCACCAGTGCCGACGACGCCGCGCCGCTCCCGGGGGCGAATGTGTCCGTTCCGGGGACCGCCGCCGGGACGGCCACCAACGCGCAGGGCCAGTACTCGCTGCAGGTGCCCGCCGACGCGGACTCGCTGCGCTTCTCCTTCGTCGGCTTTCGGGCGCAGACCGTGCCCGTCGCCGGGCGCACCACGATCGACGTGGCGCTCGCCCCGGCCGCCCAGCAGATCGACGAGTTGGTGGTTGTCGGGTACGGGGAGCAGGAGCAGGGCAACGTCACGGGCGTCGTGAATAAGGTCAGTAGCGAAGACTTCAACAAGGCACCCACGGTCAGTGCGGATCGGCTTCTTCAGGGAAAGGTCGCCGGGTTGAACATCAAGTCCAATTCGGGGCGACCGGGGGGCCAAACGTTTATCCGGATCCGAGGCGGAACGTCGATCAATGCTAGTAACCGTCCTCTCTTCGTGGTCGACGGAGTGCCTTTGAATGACACTCCACACAGTCCGGGCGGCCTTTCTGAGGGACGAAACCCCCTCAACTTTCTCAACCCCAATGAAATCAAGGACATTACGGTTTTGAAGGACGCCTCCGCCGCGGCCATATACGGGGCGCGTGGGGCAAATGGGGTCGTGCTGATCACCACCAAACAGGGAAGTGGTGGGCAGACACGGATCTCCTACAGCGGATCGGTGTCGTCCACCAACGCAACGGGAACCCGAGACGTCCTGGGAGCCCCCCAATACCGCGACGTGGTGGGCGAGCAGTTTCCGGACCTGACCGGTGATCTCGGCGATGCGAATACGGACTGGCAAGACGAGGTCTTCGAGCGGGCGCTCGGTCAACAGCACTCCCTAAGCTTCTCGGGGGGCTCCGAACAGGGAGACCGGTACCGAATCTCGCTTGGATATCAGAACGAAGAGGGCGTGTTGAGAACGTCCGAGACCCAGCGGGTCAATGCCTCCGTGAAGTACAACCGCCCATTTTTTGATGATCGGCTTGACCTCGACATCAACCTTCGGGGGTCGAGGACGGACGATCAGTATGCGCCGAGCGTCATTGAGACAGCCGCCACGTTCGCCCCCACACAGCCCGTCTCCGACGAGAGCAACGAGCGGACGGGATACTTTGAGTGGAGGGAATTTTCGAACGAGGCGGAGAACAACCCGGTCGCGGCAATCGATCTGTACGACGAAACGGGAGACACATACCGGAGCGTCGGAAACTTCAAGTTCACCTACGAGCCGGCTTTCGTGGACGGGATCAGCGCCGATGTGAACCTAGGGTACGACGTATCCACGGGAGAGCGGCAACGGTTCATTCCGACCAACGAACGAGGACAGGTTGAAGCCGCAAACCCTGGCCAGGTGGACCGGGCGAACTTCACTCGATTCAGTCGACTGCTGGACGCCACGCTCAACTATCAGGACGAGTTTGAGGAGCTCAGCAGTCAGATCGACGTCACGGCGGGATATTCCTATCAGGACGACCTGAACAAATTCCCGGAGATCTCGGCGTCCGGCCTATCGTCGGATCTGCTCGGGGCGAACAGCACGCTTCCGGCCTCCGAGGTCAACACTTTTGTCAGCGAAACGCCTAGTCGATTGATCTCCGGCTTCGGTCGTGTCAACTACACCCTGGCCAGCAAGTACGTGTTCACGGCCACGGTTCGGCGGGACGGGTCATCCCGGTTTAATCCGGAAAACCGATGGGGAACGTTTCCCTCTGCGGCCGTCGCCTGGCGCGTTCACAATGAGGACTTCATGGAGCCGCTCTCCGAAACGCTCACGAGACTCAAACTTCGAGGGTCGTGGGGCATCACGGGAAATCAGGAGATCGGGGACTTCCAGTACTCCCGTCTCTTCGAATTGAGCAACCAGCGGGGACGCGTCCAGTTTGGCGACGAATTTATCACGACCATCCGCCCGAGCGCCGTGGACAAGAACCTGAAGTGGGAGGAAACAACCTCCTACAACATCGGGGCGGACTACGGGCTCTTCGGGGGGCGCATCTCGGGGTCGATTGAATACTACAGGAAGGAGACCAACGACCTGCTGTTCTCAAGCATCGTTCCGGCCGGCGCGAACCTGTCGGATCAGGTGCTGACGAATGTGGGATCCGTCCGGAATACGGGGGTTGAGTTGAGTGTGGACGCCGCCGTCTACGAGACCGACGACTTCTCCTACAACGCGCGGTTCAATGCCTCGACCAATGACAACGAGCTCACGAAGCTTACAAACTTCAGCTCCGGGGTCCGAACTGGAGGAATCAGTGGGGGGGTTGGGAATCAGGTTCAAATCCTGCAGGAAGGAGAGCCCGTCAACTCCTTCTACGTGTACCGTCATAAAACGGACGAAAATGGCGATCCCCTGACCGATGACGTGGACCACAACGGGGATGGCGAGGTCAACTTGGCGGACATGTACAAAGATACGAACGGGGACGGCGAGGTCACGTCCGAAGATCGCACGGCCTACAAAAGCCCTCGGCCCGATTGGACGTTCGGGCACACGTCTCAGGTGCGGTACGACGGCTTCGATCTGAGCTTCTCCCTGCGGGCTCAACTCGGAAACCACGTGTACAACAACGTCGCGTCCAACCTGGGGACCTACAATCGCGTGGACGAATTTGCCCCCTCAAATCTCCACGAGTCGGTACTGGAGACGAACTTCAACCAGCCGCAGTACTTCTCCGACTACTACGTGGAAGACGCTTCCTTCCTGAAAATGGACAACATCACGCTCGGGTATACCTTCGACCGGATTCCCGGGGTTGATCGGCTCCGTCTGTACGGAAGTGTGAGCAATGTTTTTGTGCTGAGCGGCTACAGCGGGCCGGAGCCCGAAATTGGGGAGACCAGCGGAGTTGGGATTGATAACGATGTCTTTCCGCGAACGAGGACCTTCACGGGAGGCCTAAATGTCCAGCTCTAGGGCTCCCTCAACGCTGAACTCCTCCGTACGAAATGCCAAAAATCTACCACCCTATGTTTATTAAGCGATCGCTTCGAGCCGTTCTTTTCATCACCTTGGCCGTTGGGCTGTTGGGGTGCGATGCCGGAGTACAGCCGCGAAGTTCTGCCTCCCCAGAAACGGCGTTTCAGGATGCGTCCTCCTATCGGGCCTTTCTTGGCAAGCTGTACGGGGGGTTGGTCCTAACAGGACAAGACGGCCCCGCAGGGAATCCGGATCTGCAACTCATCGACGAGGGGTTTTCCCAGTACATCCGTGCGTATTGGCAGCTCCAAGAGCTTCCGACAGACGAGGCGGTTCTTGCTTGGGGGGATGAGGGCATCCAGCCCCTTAACAAACAGCAATGGACGCCGGCCAACCCCTTCGTTGAGGCGATGTACAACCGCATCTTCTTCCAGGCCTCGATGGTGAACGAGTTTCTCCGACAGACGACGGAGGCAAAGCTGGACGAACGGGGAGTGTCGGAGGACCTGCGTCAGCGCATCCAGCAATTCCGGGCCGAAGCACGGTTCCTGCGTGCGCTCAGCTACCGGCATGGCGTGGACCTGTTCGGCGGCATGCCCATCGTGACGGAGGAGGACGAGATTGGGCTTCAGTCGCCGACCCCGAACACGAGAGAGGAGGTCTTCAATTTCGTCGAGCAGGAGCTTCTGGCCATCGAGGATCAAATGCCGGCACCGGGTGCTGCGGAATACGGCCGCGCCGACCAGGCGGCGGTATGGATGGTCCTCTCTAAGCTGTACCTCAATGCGGAGGTGTACGTCGGCGAGCCTCACTACGAGGAGGTGATCACCTATACCGACAAGATCATTGGTTCCGAGGCCTACGAGCTCGCGGACGCGTACATGCACAACTTCAAGGCCGACAACCACACGTCGCCGGAGGTCATCTTTGCTGTTCCCCAGGACGGAGAGCAGACGCGCACGTACGGCGGCACGACGTTTCTTGGCCACGCCGCGATCGGTGGAGGAACGATGAACGCCAACGACTATGGCTTTGGCGGTGGATGGTGGGGGCTTCGTACAACCTCAAACGTCGTGAATCGATACCCGTCGGACTCCACGGACGTCGATTCGCGGGCGATTTTCTTCACGCAGGGCCAATCCAAGGAGGTTGGTAGCCTCACGAGCTTCACTGAAGGCTATGCCCTTCCGAAATATCAGAACGTCACGACCGGCGGAGAGAAGGGAGAGAACAGCACGTTCCCGGACACGGACTATCCACTGTTTCGGCTCGCGGACGCGTACTTGATGTACGCGGAGGCCGTAGCACGTGAGGCCGGCGGAAGCATGAGCAAGGCGGTTGGTCTCGTGAATGATCTGCGCGAGCGGGCCTACGGTGACCCGAGTGGGAACATTACTGCCGGTGAGCTCACCCCCGAGTTTGTTCTGGACGAGCGAGGACGAGAGCTGGTATGGGAGGGGCACCGCCGCTCCGATCTGATTCGATTCAACCAGTTCTCAGAGAATGGAACGTGGTCCGGCAAGGGGGGGAGCATCGAAGGGACCACGACGCAGGGCTTCCGCGATCTGTACCCCGTTCCGGAGTCGCAGCTTCAGGTCAACGAAAACCTGGAGCAGAATCCGGGCTACGGCGGAAGCTAATATAGCTTATTGCCGTGAACGAACGGTTCACTGTAGACGGACTCCACAAAACACAAAACAATGGGGACGGGCCGGCTTCGTGCTGGCTCGTCCCCTTTTCGTGTTGTCGCCGTGAGCAAGGCTGCCCTCCAACGGAAGCCATCTGCCCCACACCGCCCGGGCCCTACGGCAAAATCCATCGCGGAAGCGGGCGAGGCGGTTACAGTTCGACTTCCCAAAGCCCCTTCGTGGATCTCGCGATATTGCGCTCGTCCCCGACGCTCCTCTAGACTGTTGTGCTGAGGGGCTCGCGGTCGAACGGGCGGCCCCGGGCTGTCGGTCGGAACCCGAGCCCGTGCCGACCCGGCTCGGGCGCACGCCACCCCGGGCCGAGCGCGTTACAGGGCTACAGAACGGTGTCGAAGATCTGCTGCATGTCGGCGCGCATCGGGGCGGGGAAGGACAGGGATGCGTCGCCCACGTGCAGACGGGCCCCGTCCCGTTCGGCCACCGTGAGGAACGTCTTCTGCGACACGTAGACCCGGGTGGGGCCCACCTCGTCCTCGCCGGGACGACTGATGTCCTCGATGGGAAGGGCCTCGCCCCCCAAGGAGAGCCTGACGGCGTCGGCCCGGCGGATGCCGATGAGGGTGAGGGCCCAGCGGGTCCCGGTCGGGCTCTCGATGCCGACGGCCCGGGCCGACACGTCGTCGTTCAGAACGTGGGGCGTAACCGTGAGGGTCATCTTCTCCCCGGGGCTCGAGCCTTCAATCGTCTCGATGTTCGAAGACTGCGCAGCGGCCGTGGGGGCGAGAAGGGCGGCCGCCCCGGCAACCAGAAGAGCAAGCAGGCGGCGTGGCATAACGGGGCACTGGGTTGGTGGCGGAAACTCGGAACAGCTGGCGCACAACTGAGCTAAACGGGACTCTCTTATGGTGTCTTGGTTGGTTGGATCCAATTGGGTGGGGCCGTGAACGCCGCGTGGCCCGGGGCGTACGACCCGAAACAGAGCGCCCGTCTCTTCTCGCACTGAGCCTGGATGCCCCGATGGACGCGCGGTTCGACACCAAATCAGCGGCCCGGGAGGCCGTGTGGGATGCGTTGGAGGACGAGGGGATCGCGCGCTTTCCGTTTCCCCCGCACGGCCGCATCCCGAATTTTAAGGGGGCGCCCGCCGCGGCCGAGCGACTGTTCGAAGAGCCGCCCTTCACAGAGGCCCGCCGCCTCAAGGTCAACCCCGACGCGCCCCAGCGCCACGTGCGGATCGAGGCGTTGCGGCGAGGGTGTGTCGTGTTCGTGCCCACGCCGCGCCTGCGGGGCGGGTTCAAGCGGCTCGACCCTGCGTCGATTCCCGACGACGAGACCAAGCCGGCCGCAAGCCTCTCGAAGATGGACCGCTGGGCGGAGCCCGTGGCCCTCAGCGACCTCCCGCCGCTCGACGCGATCGTGACCGGCTCGGTGGCCGTGACGCCCGGCGGGCATCGCTGCGGGAAGGGCGAGGGGTACAGCGACCTCGAGTACGCGATTTTGCGGGAGCTCGGGCACGATCCGGTCCCAGTGGCGACGACGGTGCACCCCCTCCAGCGCGTCGCGTCGGTGCCGACCGACCCGTACGACCTGCCCCTCGCCCGAATCGTGACGCCGGAGGCGACGATCGATGTTGCGGATCCGCCCGCGCCGCCGACCGGCATCGACTGGACGGCCCTCTCGGCGGCGGACCTGGAGGAGA
This window encodes:
- a CDS encoding RagB/SusD family nutrient uptake outer membrane protein, whose protein sequence is MFIKRSLRAVLFITLAVGLLGCDAGVQPRSSASPETAFQDASSYRAFLGKLYGGLVLTGQDGPAGNPDLQLIDEGFSQYIRAYWQLQELPTDEAVLAWGDEGIQPLNKQQWTPANPFVEAMYNRIFFQASMVNEFLRQTTEAKLDERGVSEDLRQRIQQFRAEARFLRALSYRHGVDLFGGMPIVTEEDEIGLQSPTPNTREEVFNFVEQELLAIEDQMPAPGAAEYGRADQAAVWMVLSKLYLNAEVYVGEPHYEEVITYTDKIIGSEAYELADAYMHNFKADNHTSPEVIFAVPQDGEQTRTYGGTTFLGHAAIGGGTMNANDYGFGGGWWGLRTTSNVVNRYPSDSTDVDSRAIFFTQGQSKEVGSLTSFTEGYALPKYQNVTTGGEKGENSTFPDTDYPLFRLADAYLMYAEAVAREAGGSMSKAVGLVNDLRERAYGDPSGNITAGELTPEFVLDERGRELVWEGHRRSDLIRFNQFSENGTWSGKGGSIEGTTTQGFRDLYPVPESQLQVNENLEQNPGYGGS
- a CDS encoding SusC/RagA family TonB-linked outer membrane protein, whose product is MQHRHSILTLALLGMALCVGAVQAQDRQTISGTVTSADDAAPLPGANVSVPGTAAGTATNAQGQYSLQVPADADSLRFSFVGFRAQTVPVAGRTTIDVALAPAAQQIDELVVVGYGEQEQGNVTGVVNKVSSEDFNKAPTVSADRLLQGKVAGLNIKSNSGRPGGQTFIRIRGGTSINASNRPLFVVDGVPLNDTPHSPGGLSEGRNPLNFLNPNEIKDITVLKDASAAAIYGARGANGVVLITTKQGSGGQTRISYSGSVSSTNATGTRDVLGAPQYRDVVGEQFPDLTGDLGDANTDWQDEVFERALGQQHSLSFSGGSEQGDRYRISLGYQNEEGVLRTSETQRVNASVKYNRPFFDDRLDLDINLRGSRTDDQYAPSVIETAATFAPTQPVSDESNERTGYFEWREFSNEAENNPVAAIDLYDETGDTYRSVGNFKFTYEPAFVDGISADVNLGYDVSTGERQRFIPTNERGQVEAANPGQVDRANFTRFSRLLDATLNYQDEFEELSSQIDVTAGYSYQDDLNKFPEISASGLSSDLLGANSTLPASEVNTFVSETPSRLISGFGRVNYTLASKYVFTATVRRDGSSRFNPENRWGTFPSAAVAWRVHNEDFMEPLSETLTRLKLRGSWGITGNQEIGDFQYSRLFELSNQRGRVQFGDEFITTIRPSAVDKNLKWEETTSYNIGADYGLFGGRISGSIEYYRKETNDLLFSSIVPAGANLSDQVLTNVGSVRNTGVELSVDAAVYETDDFSYNARFNASTNDNELTKLTNFSSGVRTGGISGGVGNQVQILQEGEPVNSFYVYRHKTDENGDPLTDDVDHNGDGEVNLADMYKDTNGDGEVTSEDRTAYKSPRPDWTFGHTSQVRYDGFDLSFSLRAQLGNHVYNNVASNLGTYNRVDEFAPSNLHESVLETNFNQPQYFSDYYVEDASFLKMDNITLGYTFDRIPGVDRLRLYGSVSNVFVLSGYSGPEPEIGETSGVGIDNDVFPRTRTFTGGLNVQL
- a CDS encoding 5-formyltetrahydrofolate cyclo-ligase, which codes for MDARFDTKSAAREAVWDALEDEGIARFPFPPHGRIPNFKGAPAAAERLFEEPPFTEARRLKVNPDAPQRHVRIEALRRGCVVFVPTPRLRGGFKRLDPASIPDDETKPAASLSKMDRWAEPVALSDLPPLDAIVTGSVAVTPGGHRCGKGEGYSDLEYAILRELGHDPVPVATTVHPLQRVASVPTDPYDLPLARIVTPEATIDVADPPAPPTGIDWTALSAADLEEMPVLRELK